AGTCTGATCCTCAAAGAGCCTATCGGCGTGGTTGGGCAAATCGTTCCCTGGAATTTTCCCTTCCTGATGGCAGCCTGGAAGCTGGCACCGGTACTGGCAAGCGGCTGCTGTTCAGTCTTTAAGACCTCCAGCACCACTTCGCTCAGCGTTCTGGAACTGGCAAGGCTGATCCAGGATGTGATCCCGGCAGGGGTGTTTAATGTTATTACCGGAGCAGGTTCCAAGTCAGGGCAGTATATTTTGGAACATGAAGGTTTCCGGAAGCTGGCATTTACCGGCTCAACGGAAGTAGGAAAGAACGTGGCCCTTGCAGCAGCGGAAAAGCTGATTCCGGCTACTTTGGAGCTGGGAGGCAAATCAGCTAATATTTTCTTTGAGGACTGTAATTGGGAGATGGCCATGGATGGTTTACAGCTGGGTATTCTCTTTAACCAGGGCCAGGTGTGCTGTGCGGGTTCCAGGGTCTTTGTGCAGGAAAGCATTTACGACAAGTTTGTGGAAGAAGCGGTTAAACGGTTTAACCAAGTAAAGGTCGGCCTTCCGTGGGATGAAAATACCCAGATGGGAAGCCAGATCAGCAAAGGGCATATGAAGGAGATTTTAAGCTACATAGAGATAGGAAAATCGGAAGGTGCTGCCGTACTTTGTGGCGGAGAGCAGATTCTGGAAGACGGACTGGAAAACGGAGCCTTTTTAAGGCCTACACTCCTTGGCAATGTGACAAACGACATGAGGGTAGCGCAGGAAGAGATCTTCGGACCTGTGGCATGTATTATTAAGTTTAAGACAGAGGATGAGGTTGTGGCCATGGCCAATGAAAGCCAGTACGGACTGGGCGGAGCAGTATGGACCAGGGACATCAATAGGGCAATAAGGGTTGCCAGAGCGGTGGAGACCGGACGTATGTGGGTTAATACCTATAATTCCATTCCTGAGGGAGCTCCTTTCGGAGGATACAAGACTTCGGGAATCGGCCGTGAGACACATAAGGTCATTCTGGAACACTACACCCAGACAAAGAATATCATGATTAATTTAAGTGAATCTCCGTCAGGTTTTTATCCGGTTAAATAATTAAAAAGTAGGCAGAAAGCGGCTTTGGACGACATAGTTCCAAAGCCGCTTTTTTGCATGGAAATAAGATTGACCGAATCGAAAAATGTAATAGATAAAGAAAAGTGATATATTGCTTGACAAAATAAAAAATTGGCAGTATTCTAGTAATTGTACAATTAATACCAATAATTCTAAGAAAAGGAGGCAGATACTATGAAACGCAACTATTGTGCAAATGGAATGAATAGAATAGAAAAATTATTTTATATTAATTCAGTCTGCCTCAGTGAAGATAGAATCTCATGATGATCGACGTCAAGGGATGAGTGACGGCTCTAATCAGGAGCTGCTTCAATGAGTTTTAACCGCAGTCTGAATTGACTGCGGCTATTTTTTTGCAATTTACCGAAAAAGACCGCACTATGCAGTTTTTTTCGGTTTTTTTACATATAAGGGCTGAAAACCCATTCATGCTTGCAGTAAATAAAGGAGGAAAAGTATGAAAAATCTATGGAAGTATGGAAAGAAGTACAGTTTTCTGTATGCTTTGGCGATTGTGGCTATGGTCGTCAGCATCCTTTTGGATGCAACGGCTCCCCAGATCACAAAGCATATTATTGACGATGTTATTGTGGGAGGAGAGATGCAGATTCTTATGAGGCTGCTTTTGGGGCTTGTGGGAATTGGACTTGGAAGAGCGGTACTTCAGTACACAAAGGAATTTATATTTGACTATGCCGCATCCGGGATCGGCTGCAATTTAAGGAAGGATTTATTTGACCACATCCAGACCCTGTCCATGGGGTATTTTGACAGCCATAATACAGGAGAATTGATGGCCAGAATCAAGGATGATGCGGAACGAATCTGGAACGCTTTCGGATTTGTGGGAATGCTGGTGTTAGAATGTTCCATTCACACGGTTATTGTTATTGTCTGTATGTACCGTCTAAGTCCCAGCCTTACTCTGATTCCGCTGGTAATTCTCCCTCTGATCGCCTGGTATGCGGTTAAAATGGAAAACGGTTTGGGAGAGGTTTACGATAAGATCAGTGAGCAGACCGCCGAATTAAATACGGTTGCACAGGAGAATCTGGCCGGGGTCCGTACCGTTAAAGCCTTTGCCAGAGAAGGTTACGAGATCGAGAAATTCAGGAAACACAATAAGCGGTATTACGATTTAAACATGAAGCAGGCCAAACTGATCGTCCGCTACCAGCCTAACATCTCCTTTTTGTCTAAGGTTCTTTTAATGGCAGTTATTGTTGTAGGCGGTATTTTGGTCATTAACGATAAGATGACCATTGGAGATCTGGGGGCATTTTCCGAGTATGCCAATAACATTATCTGGCCGATGGAAATGGTGGGCTGGCTCAGTAATGATATTGCAGCAGCGGTGGCTTCCAACAAAAAGATCAAAAAGATCATGGAGGAGCAGCCGGTCATCCGCAATCCAGAGAATCCGGTCCTGCCGGAGTCGATCCAGGGAGAACTGGTCTTTCAGCATGTAGACTTTGAACTGGATGGAAAGAGTATTTTGAGTGACATTGATTTTACCTTAACAAAGGGAAAAACCCTTGGCATCATGGGGGTCACCGGTTCCGGTAAAAGTTCCATTGTCAATTTGATCGAGCGCTTCTATGACGTAACAAAGGGAGAAATCCTTTTAGACGGGATCAATGTAAAGAATCTGCCCTTAGCATTTCTAAGGGGTCAGGTATCGGTGGTCATGCAGGATGTATTCCTCTTTTCAGACAGTATTACGGAAAACATTAAGACTGGAAATAAGGATGCGACGGAATGGGAAAGCGTGCAGCAAGCTTCCATTTCTGCAGGAGCCCACGGCTTCGTTCAGAAGCTTTCCGAGCAGTATGATACGGTAATCGGGGAGCGGGGAGTCGGGCTTTCCGGGGGACAGAAGCAGAGGATCAGCATAGCCAGAGCCATTGCAAAAGAAACGCCTCTGTTAATCCTTGATGATTCCACCTCAGCTCTTGATATGGAGACAGAGAAAGAGATCGAGGCCCATCTTACAGAATTAAAGGACAGTTCGAAAATCATTATCGCCCACCGCATTTCTGCAGTGCGCCGTGCCGATGAGATCCTGATCTTAGATGAAGGACGGATCGTGGAACGGGGAACCCATGTGGAGCTTATGGAAATGCGTGGACAGTATTATAAAACCTATCAGGTACAGTATGGAGAGGAGGAGATGAAATGGCAGTCAATTCAAGCAGAATAGATGAAGATCACAAGGAAGTTTTTAAAAAGGATACCCTGCTTCGCCTGTACCGATATCTCCTGGATTTTAAAAAGGAGATCGTCATCGTTCTTTTTATCATGGCTGGAACCATAGCCATCAGTATGTCAGCACCCCTTATGATGGAATATGCCATCAATTCCTGTGTGGCTAAAAAGGATATGACAGGCCTTTTATGGCTGGGATCTGGTGCAATCGTGCTATTCCTTTTATTCCTTGCAGGCACCAAGATGCGTATGCGCCTTATGGCGGACGTATCAAACCGTGTGCTTTTGAATATCAGGGAAGAGCTTTATAAGCATATTCAGACTCTTGGTTTTGGCTTTTTTGACAGCCGGCCAACGGGAAAGATACTTGCAAGAATTATTGGAGATGTGAATGCTTTAAAGGATGTGTTATCAGACAGTGTGACTCAGCTGATACCGGATCTGATTACGGTCGTCTGTGTGGCGGTCATCATGCTGATAAAGAATTACCGCTTGGCGATGGCGGCACTGCTGACGCTTCCTATATTGGCTGTGGGCATGTTTCTGATTGAGACCACGGTTCATAGAAGGTGGCAGATCTACCGTAAAAAAACATCAAATTTAAATGCTTATGTACATGAAGATTTATCCGGGATCCGGATCATACAGAGCTTTGCGGCAGAACCAGAGACAAAAGAGGTATTTCATGACCTGGTTAACCAGCATTATAAATCCTTCATGGATGCGGTTATTGTAGCGGATGGCTTCGGCCCGCTTGTAGAAGTAACCTGGGGACTGGGTGGTTTCCTGCTGTATTTTATAGGAATCCGGATTGTTGGAGTGGAGAATATCGGAATCGGTACATTTCTTGCGTTTTCAACCTATATCGCTATGTTCTGGAGCCCGATTCGGAATCTGGCTAACTTTTATAATAAACTGACCACCAATATTTCCGCAGCAGAACGTATTTTTGATATCATTGATACGGAAGCGGAAATTACTGATCAGGAGGGAGCAGAGATCTTACCGGAAATTAAGGGTGAGGTGGTCTTTGAGCACGTATCCTTTGCTTATGGAGATGAGCCGGACCGGCTGATTCTTGATGACGTTAATTTTTCCGTTAAGCCTGGAGAAACCATTGCGTTAGTAGGACCAACAGGCGCAGGAAAGACCACCATTGTAAATCTGATCAGCCGTTTTTACGAAACAACCGGCGGAAAGATATTTGTTGACGGACACGAAATAAAAGAAGTGACTTTAAATAGCTTAAGGAGTCAGATGGGAATCATGACCCAGGATAATTTCCTGTTCTCCGGAACCATACGGGACAATATCAAATACGGACGTCTGGATGCGTCTGATACCGAGGTGACAGAGGCAGCTAAAGCAGTCAATGCCCATGAATTTATCATGAAGCTGGAAAACGGATATGATACGGTAATCAGCGAGAGAGGGGCAGGCCTTTCCATCGGACAGAGGCAGCTTCTGGCGTTTGCAAGAACCATGGTTTCAATGCCTGGGATTTTGATCCTTGATGAGGCTACTTCCAGCATTGACACCCATACCGAGCTTTTGGTACAGCAGGGAATCGATGCACTTCTGCGGGGCAGGACTTCCTTTGTCATTGCACACCGCCTTTCTACGATCCGCAAGGCTGACCGTATATTTGTTATTGACCAGGGAAATATCATGGAGGCCGGAAGCCATGAGGAACTCATGGAACTAAAAGGCGCCTACTATAAACTCTACCAGAGCCAGTTTTCCTAGGGCGTATCTGGAAACTGATTATTGCAAGATGTGCGCATACTTTGTGGGGGATTTGCTCCAATTGAAGGTGTTGCAGTTCACTGTACCAGCTGAATTAGGGGCAAATATACCACAAAGTGGGCGTGCGGATTAAGGCAATGAGCTTTCAAAAATACCATGGTTTGGAAAAAAGATTGACCGAACGGTCGAAATGCAATAGAATAGAAGGCGAGGTGATATAAGATGACAGAAGGAGCATTGGTTTTAGAAGGGGGTTCCCTAAGGGGCGTATTTACGGCCGGGGTTTTGGATGTATTCATGGAACAGGGAATTGAAATGTCCTATGTGAACGGAGTATCAGCCGGTTCTATGTGCGGCATGAGCTATGTAAGCAAACAGATCGGCCGTACCATTAAAGTGGATTTGGATTACGTCAATGATAAACGGTTTTTAAGCTTTCGGAATATGGTAAAAAACCGCTCCATTTTTAATTTTGATTTCCTGTTTGGGGAATTGTGCGATACACTGGTTCCCTTTGATAATGATACTTTTGAGAAGTCCCAGCAGACCTTTGAGGTGGTTGCCACCCGCTGTAAGACAGGTAAGCCGGAATATTTTGAAAAGAGTTCCTGCGATGATTTTATCAGCGCTGTAAAGGCTTCCAGCAGTCTTCCTATTTTATCCAGTATGATCCCGATAAAAGGAAAAAAGTATCTGGATGGAGGCTGTTCCATGTCCATTGCATATCAGAGAGCCATTGATCTGGGATATGATAAGATCGTTGTGATTCTCACCAGGGAGCACGGATATCGGAAACCTCAGCTTGACAAATGGACGAAAAAAGGGTATGAACGCTATTTCGCCCCTCTGCCTGAGCTTATGAAGGTTTTAAATGAGGTCCCGGACCGGTATAACCGGATGCAGGAGGA
This genomic stretch from Lacrimispora sphenoides harbors:
- a CDS encoding aldehyde dehydrogenase family protein, with the translated sequence MQNVELQKKYQLFIGGQWKDASDGKTFPSICPADGRVLTECAEATKEDVDEAVREAWKAFDTWKHVPVNQRAAILNKIADIIDENREHLAMVETLDNGKPIRETMAVDIPLAAQHFRYFAGCILAEEGSANMLGENTLSLILKEPIGVVGQIVPWNFPFLMAAWKLAPVLASGCCSVFKTSSTTSLSVLELARLIQDVIPAGVFNVITGAGSKSGQYILEHEGFRKLAFTGSTEVGKNVALAAAEKLIPATLELGGKSANIFFEDCNWEMAMDGLQLGILFNQGQVCCAGSRVFVQESIYDKFVEEAVKRFNQVKVGLPWDENTQMGSQISKGHMKEILSYIEIGKSEGAAVLCGGEQILEDGLENGAFLRPTLLGNVTNDMRVAQEEIFGPVACIIKFKTEDEVVAMANESQYGLGGAVWTRDINRAIRVARAVETGRMWVNTYNSIPEGAPFGGYKTSGIGRETHKVILEHYTQTKNIMINLSESPSGFYPVK
- a CDS encoding ABC transporter ATP-binding protein gives rise to the protein MKNLWKYGKKYSFLYALAIVAMVVSILLDATAPQITKHIIDDVIVGGEMQILMRLLLGLVGIGLGRAVLQYTKEFIFDYAASGIGCNLRKDLFDHIQTLSMGYFDSHNTGELMARIKDDAERIWNAFGFVGMLVLECSIHTVIVIVCMYRLSPSLTLIPLVILPLIAWYAVKMENGLGEVYDKISEQTAELNTVAQENLAGVRTVKAFAREGYEIEKFRKHNKRYYDLNMKQAKLIVRYQPNISFLSKVLLMAVIVVGGILVINDKMTIGDLGAFSEYANNIIWPMEMVGWLSNDIAAAVASNKKIKKIMEEQPVIRNPENPVLPESIQGELVFQHVDFELDGKSILSDIDFTLTKGKTLGIMGVTGSGKSSIVNLIERFYDVTKGEILLDGINVKNLPLAFLRGQVSVVMQDVFLFSDSITENIKTGNKDATEWESVQQASISAGAHGFVQKLSEQYDTVIGERGVGLSGGQKQRISIARAIAKETPLLILDDSTSALDMETEKEIEAHLTELKDSSKIIIAHRISAVRRADEILILDEGRIVERGTHVELMEMRGQYYKTYQVQYGEEEMKWQSIQAE
- a CDS encoding patatin-like phospholipase family protein, with protein sequence MTEGALVLEGGSLRGVFTAGVLDVFMEQGIEMSYVNGVSAGSMCGMSYVSKQIGRTIKVDLDYVNDKRFLSFRNMVKNRSIFNFDFLFGELCDTLVPFDNDTFEKSQQTFEVVATRCKTGKPEYFEKSSCDDFISAVKASSSLPILSSMIPIKGKKYLDGGCSMSIAYQRAIDLGYDKIVVILTREHGYRKPQLDKWTKKGYERYFAPLPELMKVLNEVPDRYNRMQEEIDRLEEEGRIYVIRPDKHVTVQRTEKDKRKLEALYGDGRRLAEEHMGKLKKYLEIEE
- a CDS encoding ABC transporter ATP-binding protein; the protein is MAVNSSRIDEDHKEVFKKDTLLRLYRYLLDFKKEIVIVLFIMAGTIAISMSAPLMMEYAINSCVAKKDMTGLLWLGSGAIVLFLLFLAGTKMRMRLMADVSNRVLLNIREELYKHIQTLGFGFFDSRPTGKILARIIGDVNALKDVLSDSVTQLIPDLITVVCVAVIMLIKNYRLAMAALLTLPILAVGMFLIETTVHRRWQIYRKKTSNLNAYVHEDLSGIRIIQSFAAEPETKEVFHDLVNQHYKSFMDAVIVADGFGPLVEVTWGLGGFLLYFIGIRIVGVENIGIGTFLAFSTYIAMFWSPIRNLANFYNKLTTNISAAERIFDIIDTEAEITDQEGAEILPEIKGEVVFEHVSFAYGDEPDRLILDDVNFSVKPGETIALVGPTGAGKTTIVNLISRFYETTGGKIFVDGHEIKEVTLNSLRSQMGIMTQDNFLFSGTIRDNIKYGRLDASDTEVTEAAKAVNAHEFIMKLENGYDTVISERGAGLSIGQRQLLAFARTMVSMPGILILDEATSSIDTHTELLVQQGIDALLRGRTSFVIAHRLSTIRKADRIFVIDQGNIMEAGSHEELMELKGAYYKLYQSQFS